A single region of the Streptomyces vilmorinianum genome encodes:
- a CDS encoding TerD family protein has translation MAREFQRGHKAKISDLTPGTDLYVGVQIAAPGLTFDISCFGLDANEQLSDDRYFIFFNQPKSPEESIQLLGAQSGDTESFRVTLDRIPANIHKLSFTATIDGAGQMSQIGPGYIRIVAGGEEVVRYPFTGTEFSTERAVMLGDFYLKDVWRFAAIGQGFDGGLEALLKNFGGEVAEEQPAAQATPQAAPGFGPPAQAAAPPAFGAPAAPQVPQPAPAFGAPQAAPAPAPQAPVQPIHAAPTMAAPMAPPAPAPAPSPYGQPQPQQPQFGQVPGQVPPPGAPAPYGQPAPAPYGQPQFGQQPPGMPPGQMGVPQGVPQGVPATGAGLAAALQPYKETATGARWTPQNQQLMRVDLAMGGVPVLARQGSMVMYQGKVEFAHKGAGFTGRIIGNATGQEMQLMRCTGRGQVFLAEEGAHLHPIELQGDGICVSAENVLAFDESLQYEVRRIEGHGIPGGALFTMQFQGTGTVVVKTHGIPVVLPVTPTTFADCNAVVAWSSASQVILSSQVRLRRNAYPGHSGETVNLQFRGAPGNFIVVQPYEV, from the coding sequence ATGGCCAGGGAATTCCAACGCGGCCACAAGGCCAAGATCAGTGATCTCACACCGGGGACCGATCTGTACGTGGGTGTGCAGATCGCGGCGCCCGGACTGACCTTCGACATCAGCTGCTTCGGCCTCGACGCCAACGAACAGCTCTCGGACGACCGGTACTTCATCTTCTTCAACCAGCCGAAGTCGCCGGAGGAGTCCATCCAGCTGCTCGGCGCGCAGTCGGGCGACACCGAGTCCTTCCGCGTCACGCTGGACCGCATCCCGGCGAACATCCACAAGCTGTCGTTCACCGCGACCATCGACGGTGCCGGCCAGATGTCGCAGATCGGCCCCGGCTACATCCGGATCGTCGCGGGCGGCGAAGAGGTCGTCCGATACCCGTTCACGGGCACGGAGTTCTCCACCGAGCGCGCCGTCATGCTCGGCGACTTCTATCTCAAGGACGTCTGGCGCTTCGCGGCCATCGGCCAGGGCTTCGACGGCGGCCTGGAGGCGCTGCTGAAGAACTTCGGCGGCGAGGTCGCCGAGGAGCAGCCCGCCGCCCAGGCCACCCCGCAGGCGGCCCCCGGCTTCGGTCCGCCCGCGCAGGCTGCCGCACCGCCCGCGTTCGGTGCGCCCGCCGCGCCGCAGGTGCCCCAGCCCGCCCCGGCGTTCGGCGCGCCGCAGGCCGCTCCGGCGCCCGCACCGCAGGCCCCGGTCCAGCCGATCCACGCGGCGCCCACCATGGCCGCGCCGATGGCCCCGCCCGCCCCGGCCCCGGCCCCCTCGCCGTACGGCCAGCCGCAGCCTCAGCAGCCACAGTTCGGGCAGGTCCCGGGCCAGGTCCCGCCGCCCGGCGCGCCCGCGCCGTACGGCCAGCCCGCCCCGGCCCCGTACGGTCAGCCGCAGTTCGGCCAGCAGCCCCCCGGCATGCCCCCGGGCCAGATGGGCGTCCCGCAGGGCGTCCCCCAGGGCGTTCCGGCCACCGGCGCCGGACTCGCCGCCGCGCTCCAGCCGTACAAGGAGACCGCGACCGGCGCCCGTTGGACCCCGCAGAACCAGCAGCTCATGCGGGTCGACCTGGCCATGGGCGGCGTCCCCGTCCTCGCCCGCCAGGGCAGCATGGTCATGTACCAGGGCAAGGTCGAATTCGCCCACAAGGGCGCCGGGTTCACCGGCCGGATCATCGGCAACGCCACCGGCCAGGAGATGCAGCTGATGCGCTGCACCGGCCGCGGCCAGGTCTTCCTCGCGGAGGAAGGCGCCCATCTCCACCCGATCGAGCTCCAGGGCGACGGCATCTGCGTCTCCGCCGAGAACGTGCTCGCCTTCGACGAGTCCCTGCAGTACGAGGTCCGCCGGATCGAGGGCCACGGCATCCCCGGCGGCGCCCTGTTCACCATGCAGTTCCAGGGCACCGGCACCGTCGTCGTCAAGACGCACGGCATCCCCGTCGTCCTGCCCGTCACGCCGACCACCTTCGCCGACTGCAACGCCGTCGTCGCCTGGTCGTCCGCGTCCCAGGTGATCCTCTCCAGCCAGGTCCGGCTGCGCCGCAACGCGTACCCCGGCCACAGCGGAGAGACCGTCAACCTCCAGTTCCGGGGCGCTCCCGGAAACTTCATCGTCGTCCAGCCGTACGAGGTCTGA
- a CDS encoding M48 metallopeptidase family protein has protein sequence MPADPQRSVTSKPPRGSGTSAVEVRRSSRRSRTVSAYREGDRTIVLIPARMSEAEEQRWVTVMLDKLAAQESKRVLGDSELTERAERLSDQYFGGRARPTSVRWVTNQNTRWGSCTPSEGSIRLSHRLQGMPEYVVDYVLVHELAHLLVPGHGPRFWRLLEAYPRTERARGYLEGVVAADRLPHLPAARGE, from the coding sequence GTGCCCGCCGACCCACAGCGCAGCGTGACAAGCAAACCGCCCCGCGGCTCGGGGACGAGTGCGGTCGAGGTCCGCAGAAGCTCCCGGCGGAGCAGAACCGTCTCCGCCTACCGCGAGGGCGACCGGACCATCGTGCTCATCCCGGCCCGGATGTCCGAGGCGGAGGAGCAACGCTGGGTGACGGTCATGCTGGACAAGCTCGCCGCCCAGGAGAGCAAGCGCGTCCTTGGGGACAGCGAACTCACCGAGCGCGCCGAGCGGTTGTCGGACCAGTATTTCGGCGGCCGGGCACGGCCGACGTCCGTGCGGTGGGTGACCAACCAGAACACCCGCTGGGGCTCGTGCACCCCGTCCGAGGGCAGCATCCGCCTCTCGCACCGGCTCCAGGGCATGCCCGAGTACGTCGTCGACTACGTCCTCGTCCACGAGCTGGCCCATCTCCTGGTCCCCGGACACGGACCCCGGTTCTGGCGGCTCCTGGAGGCGTACCCGCGCACCGAGCGTGCGCGCGGGTACCTCGAAGGCGTGGTCGCCGCGGACCGTCTGCCGCACCTGCCCGCCGCGCGCGGAGAGTAG
- a CDS encoding TOMM precursor leader peptide-binding protein, whose amino-acid sequence MHPMLKPALRRAWRNLQSVQFGATSAHAVVVGPVDTTTGSLLGLLDGTRGMELLRAEARALGLPDGRLEALLRRLGEAGLIADASAGRPGKAGAPGPADRALDPLRADLASLSVVHPEPDGALRRLAARRAQRVQVRGAGRVGAAVAALLSASGVGTVEVLDSGSVEPWEVSPGGLPPEAVGERRAVAARRLVGRSAPAGRSPRASGRGAGESGHEPALSLVVVTPRDGLAAYLPDPVPAQSWITTGTPHLYAGVLEATGVVGPLVLPGGTACARCLQEERADREPVWPRMLAQWRSGAPHPLPACDLGLATAVAGLAAAHALAFLDGELPASTGARWEVSLPLLEWRVERMRPHPACPCGAVRRTEGEHASGVESPQDTMAG is encoded by the coding sequence ATGCATCCGATGCTGAAACCGGCGCTGCGACGCGCCTGGCGGAATCTGCAGAGCGTGCAGTTCGGGGCCACGTCCGCGCACGCGGTGGTGGTGGGCCCGGTCGACACGACCACGGGCAGCCTGCTCGGCCTGCTCGACGGCACCCGCGGCATGGAACTGCTGCGGGCCGAGGCTCGGGCCCTGGGACTGCCGGACGGGCGGCTCGAGGCGCTGCTCCGCAGGCTCGGGGAGGCGGGACTGATCGCGGACGCCTCGGCCGGCCGCCCCGGAAAGGCCGGCGCCCCCGGGCCGGCGGACCGCGCCCTCGATCCGCTCCGCGCCGACCTGGCCTCACTCTCCGTGGTCCACCCGGAACCGGACGGGGCGTTACGTCGGCTGGCCGCCCGGCGGGCCCAGCGCGTCCAGGTCCGGGGCGCGGGCCGGGTCGGGGCCGCGGTCGCCGCGCTCCTCTCGGCGTCCGGGGTGGGCACGGTGGAGGTGCTGGACTCCGGATCGGTGGAGCCCTGGGAGGTGTCGCCGGGCGGACTGCCGCCCGAGGCGGTGGGCGAACGCCGGGCCGTGGCGGCACGCCGGCTCGTGGGGCGCTCGGCCCCGGCCGGCCGGTCGCCGAGGGCGTCCGGGCGTGGTGCGGGTGAGAGCGGACACGAGCCCGCGCTCTCACTCGTCGTGGTGACACCGAGGGACGGCCTCGCCGCCTACCTCCCCGATCCGGTCCCCGCCCAGAGCTGGATCACCACCGGCACTCCTCATCTCTATGCCGGCGTGCTGGAGGCCACCGGCGTGGTCGGACCGCTGGTGCTGCCGGGCGGCACGGCGTGCGCGCGGTGCCTGCAGGAGGAGCGGGCGGACCGGGAGCCCGTGTGGCCCCGGATGCTGGCACAGTGGCGCTCGGGAGCTCCCCACCCCCTGCCGGCCTGTGACCTGGGTCTCGCGACGGCGGTGGCGGGGCTGGCCGCGGCCCATGCGCTGGCCTTCCTGGACGGAGAGTTGCCCGCGAGTACGGGGGCACGATGGGAGGTCTCGCTGCCTCTTCTCGAGTGGCGTGTGGAACGGATGAGACCGCACCCGGCGTGTCCGTGCGGCGCGGTCCGTCGCACGGAGGGGGAGCATGCCTCGGGGGTGGAATCCCCGCAGGACACAATGGCGGGGTAA
- a CDS encoding ABC1 kinase family protein: MSDLPRKAVTRTARLAALPLGFAGRATWGLGKRIGGKSAEIVARELQQRTAEQLFKVLGELKGGAMKFGQALSVFESALPEEVAGPYRAALTKLQEAAPPMPTRTVHGVLEERLGDEWRELFLEFEDKPSAAASIGQVHRAVWHDGREVAVKVQYPGAGEALLSDLTQLSRFARLLGPLIPGMDIKPLINELRDRVSEELDYGLEAQAQREHAEEFADDPDVVVPRVVHQCEQVLVTEWIDGIPLSEVIADGTEEQRDRAGQLLARFLFSGPARTGLLHADPHPGNFRLLPGAGEEEGPESWRLGVLDFGTVDRLPGGLPETIGTCLRLTLEGDADMVYELLREEGFVKESIALDPDAVLEYLLPIIEPAEAEVFGFTRGWMRTQAARIADPRSPAHQLGKQLNLPPSYLLIHRVTLSTIGVLCQLNASVRLRGELEEWLPGFVAAE, translated from the coding sequence ATGTCTGATCTTCCCCGGAAGGCGGTCACCCGGACCGCCAGGTTGGCCGCGTTGCCCCTGGGCTTCGCCGGACGGGCGACCTGGGGCCTGGGCAAGCGGATCGGCGGCAAGTCCGCCGAGATAGTCGCGCGCGAGCTGCAACAGCGCACGGCGGAGCAGCTGTTCAAGGTGCTCGGCGAGCTCAAGGGCGGGGCGATGAAGTTCGGGCAGGCGCTGTCCGTCTTCGAGTCGGCGCTGCCCGAGGAGGTGGCTGGGCCGTACCGGGCGGCGCTGACCAAGCTTCAGGAGGCGGCGCCTCCGATGCCGACCCGCACGGTGCACGGCGTGCTGGAGGAGCGGCTCGGCGACGAGTGGCGGGAGCTGTTCCTGGAGTTCGAGGACAAGCCCTCCGCCGCGGCCTCCATCGGGCAGGTACACCGGGCGGTGTGGCACGACGGCCGCGAGGTCGCGGTGAAGGTGCAGTACCCGGGGGCGGGCGAGGCGCTCCTCTCCGACCTGACGCAGCTCAGCCGCTTCGCCCGGCTGCTCGGCCCGCTGATCCCCGGCATGGACATCAAGCCGCTGATCAACGAGTTGCGCGACCGGGTCTCCGAGGAGCTCGACTACGGCCTGGAGGCGCAGGCCCAGCGGGAGCACGCGGAGGAGTTCGCGGACGATCCCGATGTGGTGGTGCCGCGGGTGGTGCACCAGTGCGAGCAGGTCCTGGTGACGGAGTGGATCGACGGGATCCCGCTGTCCGAGGTGATCGCGGACGGCACCGAGGAGCAGCGGGACCGGGCCGGTCAGCTCCTGGCGCGCTTCCTCTTCTCGGGGCCGGCCCGTACGGGCCTCCTCCACGCCGATCCGCATCCGGGGAACTTCCGGCTGCTGCCGGGCGCCGGCGAGGAGGAGGGTCCGGAGAGCTGGCGGCTCGGGGTGCTCGACTTCGGCACGGTGGACCGGCTGCCGGGCGGGCTGCCCGAGACGATCGGCACGTGTCTGCGGCTGACCCTGGAGGGCGACGCCGATATGGTCTACGAGCTGCTGCGCGAGGAGGGGTTCGTCAAGGAGTCCATCGCTCTCGACCCGGACGCGGTGCTGGAGTATCTCCTGCCGATCATCGAGCCGGCCGAGGCGGAGGTCTTCGGTTTCACCCGGGGCTGGATGCGTACGCAGGCGGCCCGGATCGCCGACCCCCGCTCCCCCGCGCACCAGCTGGGCAAGCAGCTCAACCTGCCGCCGTCGTACCTGCTGATACACCGCGTGACCCTGAGCACGATCGGCGTGCTCTGCCAGCTGAACGCGTCGGTGCGGCTGCGCGGCGAACTGGAGGAGTGGCTGCCGGGCTTCGTCGCGGCGGAGTGA
- a CDS encoding WhiB family transcriptional regulator, with protein MQLEAHAPSVPPSETIPPPGLTEDSTLTPLTALTALDDAIENLGVPVPCRSFDPEVFFAESPADVEYAKSLCRTCPLMEACLAGAKERREPWGVWGGELFVQGVVVARKRPRGRPRKNPVAA; from the coding sequence GTGCAACTCGAAGCGCACGCCCCGTCCGTACCGCCTTCCGAAACGATCCCCCCGCCCGGCCTCACGGAGGACTCCACCTTGACCCCCCTCACCGCGCTCACCGCGCTCGACGACGCCATCGAGAACCTCGGCGTACCCGTCCCCTGCCGCTCGTTCGACCCGGAGGTCTTCTTCGCCGAGTCCCCGGCCGATGTCGAGTACGCCAAGTCCCTCTGCCGCACCTGCCCGCTGATGGAGGCCTGCCTCGCCGGTGCGAAGGAGCGGCGTGAGCCGTGGGGCGTCTGGGGTGGCGAGCTGTTCGTCCAGGGTGTCGTCGTGGCCCGCAAGCGGCCGCGTGGTCGCCCGCGCAAGAACCCGGTCGCGGCATGA
- a CDS encoding ATP-dependent DNA helicase UvrD2, whose product MTAATHSTLFPRVPESADAVLDGLDPEQREVALALHGPVCVLAGAGTGKTRAITHRIAYGVRAGILQPGSILAVTFTNRAAGEMRGRLRELGAGGVQARTFHSAALRQLQYFWPKVVGGDLPRLLERKIQLVAEAAARCRVRLDRNELRDVTGEIEWAKVTQTVPADYPAAVAKSVREAPRDPAEIGQIYGMYEQLKRDRSVIDFEDVLLLTVGILQDRHDIADQIRRQYQHFVVDEYQDVSPLQQRLLDLWLGDRDSLCVVGDASQTIYSFTGATPDHLLNFRTRHPNATVVKLVRDYRSTPQVVHLANGLLSQARGRAAEHRLELISQRDPGPEPAYTEYADEPAEAEGTARRIRDLIAAGVPAGEIAVLYRINAQSEVYEQALADAGVPYQLRGAERFFERQEVREAGIALRGAARAGGNDSLLDDAEDLPSQVRAVLSTKGWTTEPPAGSGAVRDRWESLAALVRLAEDFARAKPGATLSDLVAELDERAAAQHAPTVQGVTLASLHAAKGLEWDAVFLVGLTEGMMPITYAKTDEQVEEERRLLYVGVTRARLHLSLSWALSRSPGGRASRRPTRFLKGLRPGSGALGAGSAGGGGSVERGAGGSRRKRRGPVLCRVCGATLTEAGEMKLMRCEDCPSDMDEALFERLREWRSEQAKQLGQPAYCVFTDKTLMAIAECVPSTDGELAGISGVGARKLDRFGADVLAICAGEEPGEEPGGDDEDA is encoded by the coding sequence GTGACAGCAGCAACGCACTCCACTCTCTTCCCGCGGGTCCCCGAGTCCGCCGACGCGGTGCTCGACGGGCTCGACCCCGAGCAGCGCGAGGTCGCCCTCGCCCTGCACGGGCCCGTGTGCGTCCTTGCGGGAGCCGGCACGGGCAAGACGCGGGCGATCACGCACCGCATCGCGTACGGAGTGCGGGCGGGGATACTCCAGCCCGGCAGCATCCTGGCCGTCACGTTCACCAACCGGGCCGCGGGGGAGATGCGCGGCCGCCTGCGGGAGCTCGGCGCGGGCGGCGTCCAGGCCCGCACCTTCCACTCCGCCGCCCTGCGCCAGCTTCAGTATTTCTGGCCGAAAGTCGTCGGTGGTGATCTTCCCCGGCTCCTGGAGCGCAAGATCCAGCTCGTCGCCGAGGCCGCCGCGCGCTGCCGCGTCCGGCTCGACCGCAACGAGCTGCGCGATGTCACCGGCGAGATCGAGTGGGCCAAGGTCACCCAGACCGTCCCCGCCGACTATCCGGCGGCCGTCGCCAAATCGGTCCGTGAAGCCCCCCGCGACCCGGCCGAGATCGGCCAGATCTACGGGATGTACGAGCAGCTCAAGCGCGACCGCTCGGTGATCGACTTCGAGGACGTGCTGCTGCTCACCGTCGGCATCCTCCAGGACCGTCACGACATCGCCGACCAGATCCGCCGCCAGTACCAGCACTTCGTCGTGGACGAGTACCAGGACGTCTCCCCGCTCCAGCAGCGGCTGCTCGATCTGTGGCTCGGCGACCGCGACAGCCTCTGCGTGGTCGGCGACGCCAGCCAGACCATCTACTCCTTCACCGGCGCCACCCCCGACCACCTGCTGAACTTCCGCACCCGGCACCCGAACGCCACGGTCGTCAAGCTCGTCCGGGACTACCGCTCCACCCCCCAGGTCGTCCACCTCGCCAACGGACTGCTCAGCCAGGCCCGCGGCCGGGCCGCCGAGCACCGCCTGGAGCTGATCTCCCAGCGCGACCCGGGACCCGAGCCCGCCTACACCGAGTACGCGGACGAGCCCGCCGAGGCCGAGGGCACCGCCCGCCGCATCCGCGATCTGATCGCCGCCGGCGTCCCGGCGGGCGAGATCGCCGTGCTCTACCGCATCAACGCCCAGTCCGAGGTCTACGAGCAGGCCCTCGCCGACGCCGGCGTGCCCTACCAGCTGCGCGGCGCCGAGCGCTTCTTCGAGCGCCAGGAGGTACGGGAGGCCGGCATCGCCCTGCGCGGCGCGGCCCGCGCCGGCGGCAACGACTCCCTCCTCGACGACGCCGAGGACCTGCCCTCCCAGGTCCGGGCCGTGCTCTCCACCAAGGGCTGGACCACCGAGCCGCCCGCCGGCTCCGGCGCCGTCCGCGACCGCTGGGAATCCCTCGCCGCCCTGGTCCGCCTCGCCGAGGACTTCGCCCGGGCCAAGCCCGGCGCCACCCTCTCCGACCTGGTCGCCGAGCTCGACGAGCGGGCCGCCGCCCAGCACGCCCCGACCGTCCAGGGCGTCACGCTCGCCTCGCTGCACGCCGCCAAGGGCCTGGAGTGGGACGCCGTCTTCCTGGTCGGCCTCACCGAGGGCATGATGCCGATCACGTACGCCAAGACCGACGAGCAGGTCGAGGAGGAGCGCCGCCTGCTGTACGTCGGCGTCACCCGCGCCCGGCTCCACCTCTCCCTCTCCTGGGCGCTCTCCCGCTCCCCGGGCGGCCGCGCCTCCCGCCGCCCCACCCGCTTCCTCAAGGGACTGCGGCCCGGCTCCGGCGCCCTCGGCGCCGGCAGCGCGGGCGGTGGCGGCTCCGTCGAGCGCGGCGCCGGCGGCAGCCGGCGCAAGCGGCGCGGCCCGGTGCTCTGCCGTGTCTGCGGCGCCACGCTCACCGAAGCCGGCGAGATGAAACTGATGCGCTGCGAGGACTGCCCCTCCGACATGGACGAGGCGCTCTTCGAGCGGCTGCGCGAGTGGCGCTCCGAGCAGGCCAAGCAACTCGGGCAGCCCGCGTACTGCGTGTTCACCGACAAGACGCTGATGGCGATCGCCGAGTGCGTGCCCTCCACCGACGGTGAACTCGCCGGGATCTCCGGGGTCGGCGCGCGCAAGCTCGACCGGTTCGGAGCCGACGTCCTCGCCATCTGCGCGGGCGAAGAGCCAGGTGAGGAGCCTGGAGGAGACGACGAGGACGCCTGA
- a CDS encoding mycoredoxin — translation MQGTVTMYSTEWCGYCRRLKSQMDREGIAYTEINIEQDPESAAFVEKANGGNQTVPTVLFADGTTLTNPSLAQVKQKVGV, via the coding sequence ATGCAGGGGACTGTGACGATGTACAGCACCGAGTGGTGCGGCTACTGCCGTCGGCTGAAGAGCCAGATGGACCGCGAGGGCATCGCGTACACGGAGATCAACATCGAGCAGGACCCCGAGTCGGCCGCGTTCGTGGAGAAGGCCAACGGAGGCAACCAGACCGTCCCGACCGTGCTCTTCGCGGACGGGACGACGCTGACGAACCCGTCGCTCGCCCAGGTCAAGCAGAAGGTCGGCGTCTGA
- the nudC gene encoding NAD(+) diphosphatase, with protein sequence MSTLNNEFADRPISLTAPSGIDRAAHHRLDEAWLAAAWSHPTTRVFVVSGGQVLIDDTPDGRTELVMTPAFEAPVTETHRYFLGTDADGVSYFALQKDSLPGRMDQSARPAGLREAGLLLSPRDAGLMVHAVALENWQRLHRFCSRCGERTVIAAAGHIRRCQACGAEHYPRTDPAVIMAVMDDEDRILLGRQVHWPEGRFSTLAGFVEPGESIEQAVVREVFEEAGVTVGEVEYIASQPWPFPSSLMLGFFAHATSSEISVDGEEIHEARWFSREELTAAFESGEVLPPYGISIASRLIELWYGKPLPKPGDVV encoded by the coding sequence GTGTCCACCTTGAACAACGAGTTCGCGGACCGGCCGATCTCGCTCACCGCCCCGAGCGGCATCGACCGGGCGGCCCACCACCGCCTCGACGAGGCCTGGCTCGCGGCCGCCTGGAGCCACCCCACGACCCGCGTGTTCGTGGTCTCGGGCGGCCAGGTGCTGATCGACGACACTCCCGACGGTCGCACGGAGCTCGTCATGACCCCGGCCTTCGAGGCCCCGGTCACCGAGACCCACCGCTACTTCCTGGGCACGGACGCCGACGGCGTCTCCTACTTCGCCCTGCAGAAGGACTCCCTGCCCGGCCGCATGGACCAGTCCGCCCGGCCGGCCGGACTGCGCGAGGCGGGCCTGCTGCTCTCGCCCCGGGACGCGGGCCTCATGGTGCACGCCGTCGCCCTGGAGAACTGGCAGCGGCTCCACCGCTTCTGCTCCCGCTGCGGAGAGCGCACGGTCATCGCCGCCGCGGGCCACATCCGCCGCTGCCAGGCCTGCGGCGCCGAGCACTACCCGCGTACCGACCCGGCCGTGATCATGGCCGTCATGGACGACGAGGACCGGATCCTGCTCGGCCGCCAGGTCCACTGGCCCGAAGGCCGCTTCTCGACCCTCGCCGGCTTCGTCGAGCCCGGCGAGTCGATCGAGCAGGCGGTGGTCCGCGAGGTCTTCGAGGAGGCCGGTGTCACCGTCGGCGAGGTCGAGTACATCGCCAGCCAGCCCTGGCCCTTCCCGTCCAGCCTGATGCTGGGCTTCTTCGCCCACGCCACCTCCTCGGAGATAAGCGTGGACGGCGAGGAGATCCACGAGGCCCGCTGGTTCTCCCGCGAGGAGCTGACCGCCGCCTTCGAGTCGGGCGAGGTCCTGCCCCCGTACGGCATCTCGATCGCGTCGCGCCTGATCGAGCTCTGGTACGGCAAGCCGCTCCCGAAGCCGGGCGACGTCGTCTGA
- a CDS encoding dipeptidase, with amino-acid sequence MSETPDSAVQTVRTQAVRTYIEQHSAAFLDDLVEWLRIPSVSAQPAHAEDVRRSARWLADKLTETGFRTVEIWETDGAPAVFAEWPSGDPDAPTVLVYGHHDVQPAAREDGWHTDPFEPHITEGRMYARGAADDKGQVFFHTLGVRAHLAATGRTAPAVNLKLIVEGEEESGSPHFRALVEAHADRLAADAVIVSDTGMWSEDTPTVCTGMRGVADCEIELYGPDQDIHSGSFGGAVPNPATVAGRVVAALHDEHEHVAVPGFYDGVTELSDAERALIAELPFDEAAWLNTAKSHGTLGEAGFSTLERVWARPTAEVNGIGGGYQGPGGKTIVPASAQLKLSFRLVAGQDPAKIELAVRDWLAGLVPAGIRYEIVFGAPTRPCLTPLDHPALKAVAGAMSRAFDGAKVRYTREGGSGPAADLQDVLDAPVLFLGISVPSDGWHAPNEKIELGLLLKGVETAAHLWGDLPTALHTAVR; translated from the coding sequence ATGAGCGAGACCCCGGACAGCGCCGTCCAGACCGTACGTACCCAGGCGGTGCGCACGTACATCGAGCAGCACAGTGCCGCCTTCCTCGACGACCTCGTCGAGTGGCTGCGCATCCCCTCCGTGTCGGCGCAGCCCGCCCACGCCGAGGACGTACGGCGCAGTGCGCGGTGGCTCGCCGACAAGCTCACCGAGACCGGCTTCCGTACGGTCGAGATCTGGGAGACGGACGGCGCCCCGGCGGTCTTCGCCGAGTGGCCCTCCGGCGACCCGGACGCCCCGACCGTGCTCGTCTACGGCCACCACGACGTCCAGCCCGCCGCCCGCGAGGACGGCTGGCACACCGACCCGTTCGAGCCGCACATCACCGAAGGACGGATGTACGCGCGCGGTGCCGCCGACGACAAGGGCCAGGTGTTCTTCCACACCCTCGGCGTCCGCGCCCACCTCGCCGCGACCGGACGCACCGCCCCCGCCGTCAACCTCAAGCTGATCGTCGAGGGCGAGGAGGAGTCCGGCTCCCCGCACTTCCGCGCCCTCGTCGAGGCCCACGCGGACCGGCTCGCCGCCGACGCCGTGATCGTCTCCGACACCGGCATGTGGTCCGAGGACACCCCGACCGTCTGCACCGGCATGCGCGGCGTCGCCGACTGCGAGATCGAGCTGTACGGCCCCGACCAGGACATCCACTCCGGTTCCTTCGGCGGCGCCGTGCCCAATCCGGCCACCGTCGCGGGCCGTGTCGTCGCCGCCCTGCACGACGAGCACGAGCACGTCGCCGTCCCGGGCTTCTACGACGGTGTCACCGAGCTCTCCGACGCCGAGCGCGCCCTCATCGCCGAACTGCCCTTCGACGAGGCCGCCTGGCTGAACACCGCCAAGTCCCACGGCACGCTCGGCGAGGCCGGCTTCTCCACCCTGGAGCGCGTCTGGGCCCGTCCCACCGCCGAGGTCAACGGCATCGGCGGCGGCTACCAGGGCCCCGGCGGCAAGACGATCGTCCCCGCCTCCGCCCAGCTGAAGCTCTCCTTCCGGCTGGTCGCGGGCCAGGACCCGGCCAAGATCGAACTCGCCGTACGCGACTGGCTCGCCGGCCTGGTCCCTGCGGGCATCCGGTACGAGATCGTCTTCGGCGCCCCGACCCGGCCCTGCCTCACCCCGCTGGACCACCCGGCCCTCAAGGCGGTCGCGGGAGCGATGAGCCGCGCCTTCGACGGCGCCAAGGTCCGCTACACCCGCGAGGGCGGCTCGGGCCCCGCCGCCGACCTCCAGGACGTCCTGGACGCGCCGGTGCTGTTCCTCGGCATCTCCGTACCGTCCGACGGCTGGCACGCCCCCAACGAGAAGATCGAACTCGGTCTCCTCCTCAAGGGTGTCGAGACCGCCGCCCACCTGTGGGGGGACCTGCCCACCGCCCTCCACACCGCCGTGCGATGA